One window of the Cryptomeria japonica chromosome 7, Sugi_1.0, whole genome shotgun sequence genome contains the following:
- the LOC131053216 gene encoding ethylene-responsive transcription factor ERF022-like, producing the protein MDSGKLKKGFESRELKCKGVRRKRCGKWVSEIRDSKKKRKIWLGTYDNQHTAARAYDAASVYLKSRPDAAKCDIKAAATLAVDSLPRPSSADSQDMKATNAFDPHTILPYAGGSNGQFDPMDNFRVQSLGQADPMEDFRVQPLGQADPMEDFRVHQLGQADS; encoded by the coding sequence ATGGATTCGGGaaagttgaagaaaggatttgagaGCAGGGAGTTGAAGTGCAAAGGGGTGCGTCGTAAGCGTTGCGGGAAATGGGTGTCCGAAATTCGAgattcaaagaagaagagaaaaatatgGCTCGGGACATATGATAATCAACACACGGCCGCTCGAGCTTACGATGCCGCTTCCGTTTATTTGAAGAGCCGTCCTGACGCTGCAAAATGCGACATCAAGGCCGCTGCTACGCTGGCTGTGGACTCGCTGCCCCGCCCTTCTTCAGCTGATTCTCAAGACATGAAGGCTACGAACGCGTTCGACCCGCACACGATACTACCATATGCCGGAGGGAGTAATGGTCAATTTGATCCCATGGACAATTTTCGTGTGCAGTCATTAGGTCAAGCTGATCCCATGGAGGATTTTCGTGTGCAGCCATTAGGTCAAGCTGATCCCATGGAGGATTTTCGTGTGCACCAATTAGGTCAAGCTGATTCTTAA